From Leptidea sinapis chromosome 3, ilLepSina1.1, whole genome shotgun sequence, a single genomic window includes:
- the LOC126979578 gene encoding peroxiredoxin-2-like, whose translation MSFVKHFVRRVVAPVVSVTKKSNFSTTAAAFVPRVQKPAPDFAATAVVNGEFNQLKLADFSGKYVVLVFYPLDFTFVCPTELIAYSERAKDFASIDCQVLGVSTDSEFSHLAWINTPRKDGGLGKLDIPLLADYKKKMSQDYDVLLDDGFALRGLFIIDRNGILRHMSVNDLPVGRSVEETLRLVKAFQFADKHGEVCPANWNPETNSDTIKPSPQESKEYFKKAN comes from the exons ATGTCTTTTGTAAAGCACTTTGTAAGGCGG GTTGTCGCACCGGTTGTTTCCGTTACTAAAAAGTCGAATTTCTCTACTA CTGCAGCTGCCTTTGTACCGAGAGTGCAAAAACCAGCCCCAGATTTTGCAGCAACAGCAGTTGTGAACGGAGAATTCAATCAACTAAAACTTGCAGACTTCTCTGGAAAATATGTTGTTCTTGTATTCTATCCTCTAGattt TACATTTGTGTGCCCGACAGAACTAATAGCATACAGTGAGAGAGCGAAAGATTTTGCTAGCATTGATTGTCAAGTACTTGGAGTATCAACTGACTCGGAATTTAGTCATCTTGCATGGATTAATACACCAAGAAAG GATGGTGGCTTAGGAAAATTGGACATCCCCTTGTTAGCtgattataagaaaaaaatgtcaCAGGATTATGATGTACTGCTGGATGATGGTTTTGCACTGCGAG GTCTGTTCATAATCGACAGGAATGGGATATTAAGGCACATGTCAGTGAATGACTTGCCTGTTGGACGATCAGTCGAGGAAACACTCAGATTGGTTAAAGCCTTCCAATTTGCTGATAAACATGGCGAAG tgTGTCCTGCCAATTGGAATCCAGAAACAAACTCAGATACAATCAAACCAAGCCCACAGGAGAGTAAAGAATACTTCAAGAAagctaattaa